The nucleotide window GGCGACGTCCTTCAATCGCACGAGAGAGCCGTCGGGAAGGGCGCGCACGATCAACTCTTCAAACTCCTTCACCTCGGTCAAACGCCCCTTGGTGATGACCGGGATCGTCAACTCGGTGCCTTTGGGCGCGGGTTCTCGGCCGATCGTGCCGGCCGGATAGTCGCGGTTCTGTTCCCGGATGGTCGCCGCAATGTCCGTCGGGGTCAGGTCCAATTTGGCCATCAGCAGCGGATTCAAGATGATCCGCATGCTGTAATTCTGCTGGCCGAAGACCATGGCGTCGCCGACCCCCTTGACGCGACGCACGTTATCGACGAGTCTGAGAATCGCATAGTTCGAGAGGAAGACCGCGTCGTGGTTGGGATCGGTCGATTTGAGGGCGATCACCGCGACCAAATCGGGCGACATCTTCTTGACGTTGACCCCCTGACGAATGACTTCCGGAGGCAGCTGAGGCTCCGCGAGTTTTTCCCGGTTCTGCGTCTGGACCTGGGCGATGTCCGGATCGGTTCCGATTTCGAAGGTCAGCTTGATCGTGACGTGTCCGTCGTTGCTGCTCGTGCTGTCGAAATAGACGAGGTTGTCGATGCCGGGCAGCTGGACTTCGATGGCGCGCGCGACCGATTCCGCGACGACTTCCGCGCTCGCGCCGGGATAGTCGGCATCGATCTGAACGACCGGCGGCGTGATTTCTGGAAATTGGGCGATCGGAAGAAACTGAACGGACAACAGCCCCATCACCACGATCACGACGGACACCACGGACGCCAGAATCGGCCGATCGATGAAGACGTGTGAGATCACCGGTTATCCCTGCTTGGTCTGATCAGGAGACGCATCTGCCGGAGACTGTGGCTCCCATGGCACAGCCTTGACCGGAGCCCCCGGCCCGATCTTCATCAGTCCGTTGACGACGACCCGCTCGCCGGCCTTGAGGCCCGAGTCGATGAGCCACTGATCTCCTTGCCAGACCGACGCTTCCACCGGACGAATTTCGATCCGTTCGTCAGGTCCCACGACATACACGAACGGTCCCTGAGGCCCTTGCAACACCGACCGTTGCGGAATCAGGACCGCGTTGGGCTTGGCGTCTCCCTTGAACGTGACTTTCACGAACTGTCCCGGCAACAGCGTCCGTTTGGGATTCGGAAAGGTCATGCGCTCGATACGCGAGCCGGTCTCGGTCCGCATGCCCGGCTCCATGAGATCCAGAACTCCCTCGTAGGGATAGGCGGTCCCATCCATGAAGGTCAGGGCGCCGCGCAAGTCGTAGGCATTCGGATGGGTGATCTTTTTGGCTTCAATGTCATGGGTCCGCTTGAGAAAAAACGCCTCCGGCACGCTTACGACCACATACATCGGATCGACGCGGTGAATCACCGTCAATAAGTCCGTTTGGGCCGAGACCAGACGACCCTCGTAATACCGGCTGCGCTCGATCATGCCGTCGATCGGAGCCGTGATGAGCGTATTGTCGAAATCGAACTGCGCCTTGATAAAATCGGCCTTGGCGCCCTGCAAGGCGGCTTTCGCGGAAAGATCGTCCGCAACCGCGTCATCCACGTCCTTCTGGCTCACGGCCTGCTCGAGGAGCAGCGGCTTCACCCGCGCCAGGTCCTGCTTGGCCTGCACCACCTTGGCTTCGGCTTGCGCAATCTTGGCCTTGGCGCTGGCCATCGCAGCCTGGAAGGGGACGGGATCGATCTGGTAGAGCCGAGTTCCTTTTTTGACCTCTCGACCTTCTGTATACATCACGGCCTTCAGGATCCCCGTCACTTGTGAGCGGATCTCGACCGGACGGGAGGCTTCCGCCTGTCCGATGAATTCCGGCTCGTCCGGCACCGTCTGTGTGGAGACCGTGATCACCTCGACTTGAGACAGTTGCTGAGCTGGAGCTGAATCAGCCTGCTCCTTGCACCCCGGCAAGCCGACCATGATCAGCGATGCCGCCCAGAATCCAAACAGTTGAGTTTTCGGTGAGACCATGGCCATGTGCTCCAGTTACCTACGATCGTCGCATCCTGCTCGTGATCGACGCGGCCATTCTACTGGCGCGGTGGACCTCCAGCAAGCCCATGGCCAAGGTGATCGTCAGCACGAAGGCGAGCATCACGAGGAATGACGGCATCAATGGTTCCATGGTCACAACTCCGATCAGTCGAGTCGCTTTTCACGCGGCCAGGCTGATGCGCTCGTGTCTGCTCCGGTGATTTCATCGACGAGGCATCTCATCAGACAACCCGCAGCAACAAACCTCGCGCCGGTTTTCCACATTCGAGCCAGGAGCGCCTTCCCTTCCCCATCGACGAAGGTCACGCCCCCCAGGTTGATCACAGTCCGTCTTCGTTGGTGTTCATCCAATCGGCGCCAATAGGAATCGACCTCCTCGACCCAGGGACCGGCCAAGCGCCCCTCCAACAGGAGGGACATCGACCCGGTCCCTTCACCTGTCTGTTCGGTAATTTTCAGCATTCCTTATTCCCCCTCACCCAAGGGAATGGCAAGGCTCGTTCCAATCAGGACGATTGAAACTGCTCCTATAACTTGTTGAAACAACGAGGTGGTTGGGCGCTTCCGACACCCAGTCTCGTTGAGTGACGAGGGAGACCTGCCGATATCCCGGCACAAGCCGAACCATCGGCAGGATTGTGTGGGGTGGGCGAGCCGCTTCCGGACTCGATTTGCGGCTTACGCGTACGCGTATAGGTGATTTCCAGCATCCTAGGAGTCTGTCAGAGTCATGCGATTCTACTGCGGCAGACGATCTGCAGGGATCTGCATCGTGCTCGGCCCGAAAACATCCTCAACGTATTCCAGCGGATACGCGTCCGGTTTTTTCGAGCCTTGCGCCGCTCATCTGCCCGCACCTCCTTCGCCTCGCATCCACGCCTGTCGCAGCGGCGTATCGGCGGTTGCAGTAGAAGTCATCGTGAATAATCCCGGAGTCCGCAGTTGAATTTGAGCCTGTGGGTTTGGAAGGGCGATGCGTGCTCCACCAGTCTGGACATCAGCCGATCAGCCCCTGATCGGCTTGTCATTTCGAACGGAGTGAGAAATCCTCACGCTTGGAAGCGAGAACAGATTTCTCCCGTTGGTCGAAATGACATTCGAGGTCAATCTCTCTGTTGCTACTGCGGAATCCGGGATAATGCGGGCTAGAACCTATCTCAAAATGGCTGTTCCGGTCAGAACTGGTCATGCCCGCGAAAGCGGGCATCCAGAATGTCCTGAAAAGACTGGATTCCCGCCTGCGCGGGAATGACGACAAGAGATTCCATTCCATCATGAATGAAATTTGAGATAGGTTCTAGTCAGGCTGATGCCGGCACATCCTCATGGGTAATCCATCGCTCACGAGGGCGGGCGAGCAACGGGGTCAGTTGCCGGATCGTCTCGGAGTCTTTGTACTTCTCTCGCACCGCGTCGGCGTCCGCAAGGCTCCGCCACTTGGCCAAGGCGATGATGTGGCCCGGCGCATGCTGATCGACCAGAATCTGATGCGACAAATAGCCGTCAAAGCTCCGCATGTCCGACCAGACCTTGCGAGTGAGTTGCAACCCCTCGGCTTCAGTGCCTGGCTTCAGCCAGGTATCCCATACCACGGTGATCATGCGGACCTCCTACAATCGTGAACCAAACCGCGTACTCGTCCATCTCGCTCGCCATCAGAATGATAACCAGGCCATCAGACGGCTCTCCGATGGATCGTGATCGAGTTGCCGTCGGGATCGGACACCACAGCCATCCGGCAGACGGGCGTCTCGAACGGTTCGAGGACAAAGGGGCACCCGCTCGCTTTTAGACGCACGATCGCCGCGTCGAAGTCGTCGACCTCGAGGCCGACCGACCCTCCGCCGGCGGAGGGCTTCCATTCCGGCGCTGTATTGCCGATGGCCAACGTGCCCGATCCAATATCATATTCGACGAAGCCCTGATCTTCGTTTCCGAAGAACCGTGACTCTCTGAGGCCCAACACGCCCTCATGATACTGACGCGCCCGCTTTAAGTCTGTGACGGGGTAACAGGTAAACGCGATTTCAACGACTTTCATATTTGGCCTCCTTACGAAATCCGGTATCGGCTGGACCGGCCTCTTCAGACTGGAAAGATCCCCACCCGTGGTTTTGCTGCCCAACGCCAGAGTGAAGCCGCCGCGAAACGCAACGTGCCACTCTCAAATCCGACCGGGGACGCCATGAAACACCTCCGCGGCCACGATCCGGCCGTTCTCATCGAATGTGAAATTCTCAGACACTTTCTTGGTCCTTCCGTCGATATCGGAGGTGTAGATGATGCCCAGCTCACGATGGACAGGATCCCACAGGATGCGATCCACCGTGAATCGAAGGGAGGTGATGCGCGCCAGTGCTTCGGTCCAAT belongs to Nitrospira sp. and includes:
- a CDS encoding VOC family protein; the protein is MKVVEIAFTCYPVTDLKRARQYHEGVLGLRESRFFGNEDQGFVEYDIGSGTLAIGNTAPEWKPSAGGGSVGLEVDDFDAAIVRLKASGCPFVLEPFETPVCRMAVVSDPDGNSITIHRRAV
- a CDS encoding antibiotic biosynthesis monooxygenase → MITVVWDTWLKPGTEAEGLQLTRKVWSDMRSFDGYLSHQILVDQHAPGHIIALAKWRSLADADAVREKYKDSETIRQLTPLLARPRERWITHEDVPASA
- a CDS encoding efflux RND transporter periplasmic adaptor subunit, with the translated sequence MAMVSPKTQLFGFWAASLIMVGLPGCKEQADSAPAQQLSQVEVITVSTQTVPDEPEFIGQAEASRPVEIRSQVTGILKAVMYTEGREVKKGTRLYQIDPVPFQAAMASAKAKIAQAEAKVVQAKQDLARVKPLLLEQAVSQKDVDDAVADDLSAKAALQGAKADFIKAQFDFDNTLITAPIDGMIERSRYYEGRLVSAQTDLLTVIHRVDPMYVVVSVPEAFFLKRTHDIEAKKITHPNAYDLRGALTFMDGTAYPYEGVLDLMEPGMRTETGSRIERMTFPNPKRTLLPGQFVKVTFKGDAKPNAVLIPQRSVLQGPQGPFVYVVGPDERIEIRPVEASVWQGDQWLIDSGLKAGERVVVNGLMKIGPGAPVKAVPWEPQSPADASPDQTKQG
- a CDS encoding nuclear transport factor 2 family protein, translated to MTREDREAFATRWAESWNRRAIETVLEYFHEDISFISPTALAVVGSPVVRGKSALREYWTEALARITSLRFTVDRILWDPVHRELGIIYTSDIDGRTKKVSENFTFDENGRIVAAEVFHGVPGRI